In the Leptospira terpstrae serovar Hualin str. LT 11-33 = ATCC 700639 genome, GTTTTTGTTCGTTCCAACGATGCCGGACGTTCTGTTCGCATTCGTGACGTAGCTCGTGTCACAGAAGGATTTGAAGACTCAGAATATTTAGATAAATCGAATGGAAACATAGCCATAGCACTCACTGTCATTAAAAGAGAAAAAGCAGATGCCATTACTGTTGTGGATGATTCTAAAGTTGTTGTGGAAGAGTTTATTAAGTCCACCGGAGGAACAGTCAAACATGCTTTTGTGAATGACTTATCCAAATACATTCGTCGTCGCCTAGGGGTTTTAACTTCGAATGCAGTGTCCGGGTTATTTCTAGTTACTGCATCACTTTTCGTATTTCTCGGCTGGCGTATGGCTCTTATGACAGCACTTGGAATTCCAATCTCGATTGCCATGACTTTTGTCGCCATGAACTACATGGGCCTTACCTTAAACCTAATCTCGATGATGGGTCTTATCATAGTGGTAGGGATTCTAGTCGATGATGCCATCATCATTTGTGAAAACGTCTATCGTCATTTAGAAATGGGAGAAGAACCATTTGAAGCAGCTATGCGCGGGACAAGTGAGGTATTGGCACCTGTTACAGCGACAGTAACCACTACCATTGCAGCTTTTGGTCCCATGTTATTTATGACAGGAATCTTTGGAAAATTCATCCACTCCATTCCCCTCGTAGTGATATTATCTTTATGTAGTTCTCTCTTTGAAGCCTTTTTTATGTTACCTTCTCACTTATATGATGTGAGTAAAGCCACTGACATGAAAGGTGAAGTCAAAGAAGAATCACATTGGTTTGTTAAGTTTAAAGAACGAACGTATCTTCCCCTACTTAGTTTTGCATTGCGGAATCGTTGGAAGATGGTGGGACTACTTTTGGGTCTCTTTGTTTTTTCACTCGCCATCCAAATTAAATTTGGAAAATTCAAACTTTTCCCTGGTGCCATTGAAACTTTCCAAGTACGAGTCACCGCAGAAACTGGTTTAAAATTGGAAGAAACCGATCGTTTCATTAGAGTGATAGAACAAGCAGTTTCCAAACTTCCCGAAGGCGAAGTCGAAAACTATATCTCCCGAGTAGGAATCATCCAAAAAGATCCAAATGACCCGTTCACCAAACGCGGTAAAAACTATGCACAAGTCATGGTATATCTCACACCTGATGACAATAGAGAAAGGTCTACAGAAAAAATCATCGAAGTGGTTCGCGAGAACACCAAATTCATGTTAAATGAAAAAGCCCTCCTTCTTTTGGAAGAAAAGTTAGCCAAAGAAAATATAGGTAAAAAAGAAGAGGAAACCTTGCCTCTTGCGGATGTTCCCAAAGATTTTCTACCTTTGAAAGGAAAATTGGTAAATCTTGAATTTGAAAAACTAGCAGGTGGGCCACCAGTCGGAAAACCAGTGGCGATCGAAATCAAAGGTGACGACTTCACCACCTTACTCAAAATAGGTGCCGAATTCAAAGCAGCCCTTGCAAAAATCAATGGAGTTACCGATATTGGTGACGATTTTAATGAGGGTAAAGATGAAATTAGAGTATCAGTGGATGAAACCCTCGCCTCTTTTGCTGGAGTTAGTGTACAATCAGTTTCTCTTGCGATCAATACCGCATTACAAGGAACAGTGTCCACAAAAATCAAACGGGCAGATGAAGAGGTGGATGTTCGAGTTCGTTTTCCAGAAGAATACAGGTCTTCCCTCACACACTTGAACAAAGTCTACGTGAACAACTTAACCGGAAACCTAATTCCCGTTTCGCGACTCACGAGCCACGATAGAAATCCGGGGCGAGCTTCCATCAACCACTTGGATGGTAAAAGGTTATTAACCGTGACCTCCAATATCGATGAAACCGTATCAACTTCAAGACAAGTCAACATCGAAGCCAAAAAACTGACAGAAGGGATCATTGCAAAATACCCTGGGTATTCAGTTCGGTTTTCCGGTGAAAATAAAGATACGGAAGAGTCGATGGCTTCTCTCGGCAGGGCATTCCTTGTGGGATTACTCATCATCTATATGATCCTTGCCTCTTTATTTCGATCATTAGCACAACCTCTCATCGTTATGAGTGCAATTCCCTTTGCCGTGATTGGAGTGATCTTTGCATTTTTACTCCATGGACAACCGTTTTCATTCCTAGCTTTTCTTGGAATCATTGGACTTGCGGGGGTGGTCGTTAACGACTCCATTGTTCTTGTGGATTGTGCTAACCAACTCAGGATTGAAGATCCCAGTAAGTCTACTTTCGAACTTTTAGTGGAAGCAGGAAGTATTCGTCTTAGGGCAGTAATGTTAACTACGGTGACTACAGTTCTTGGACTTCTTCCAACTGCTTATGGAATTGGTGGAAAAGATCCATTCCTTGTTCCCATGGCATTGGCATTCGGTTGGGGATTGGCGTTTGCCACTTTCATCACCCTCATCATGGTACCTGTCTTTTATCTGAACTTGTATTTGTTCAAAGATTGGGTGATGGCCAAATACCAATCGCGAAAGAAAAAGTTTTAGTCTTTTTTGTCGTTTAATACTTCGGTAAGAGTTACGAATTTATATCCTTTTTCCTTCATCCGTTCGATGAAAGTGGGAAGGATATAAATCAATTTATCAAATTTTCTTGGTCCACCCAAATGCATTAGAATGATGGCACCGTTCATTCCGTTCGCATCTGCTTTTTCCCAATTGTCCAAAAAAGTAAGTGTCTCTTCCCCTGTTTTGTAATGAGGGTTGCGAACTACTTCCTTTTTTCCTTTGGATGTTTTTTTATAAAGGAATTGTTTGCTAATATAATCCGGCAAATCGAGAGAACCTTTAGAATTATTTGACCACATGATATGGTCTGTATAACCAAGGCTTGCATGTGCATCTAAAATCAATTGGCTAAGTGCTCCATAAGGTAAACGATAATATTTCGTTAACTCTTGTTTTGTGAGCGAATGGAAAATATCTTCTACTCTCTTCAGTTCTTCTGCCATACGAGGTAAATCGAGAACTGATTTGGATAGGTATTCGAGTACCATTCGTTTTTTTAATGAAGTTTCTGTTACCGATCTTTGGTAATTAAAATGAGACCAAGTATGATTTCCAAATTCCACAGATCCAGTTTTCGCCATTTTTTTAATATAATCTAAATTTTGACGGAGAAAGAAAGAACCACTAATATCAGAAGGCCTTTCGTTTGATAAAAAGAGTGTCACCTTAATTTTATGTTCTTTGATATAGTTGTACAATACAGGGAGTTCTTCTCCTGTTGCCAAATCAAAGGTTAGTGCAATTTCTTTTTGAGTTTCATTTCCCCGGAGAATGTTGCGACCTTTACTGGTTTGGCTTACTTCTTTTAAAAACTGGATGTTTTCTTCGACTTGTTTGGCAAGTTCTGTATCAGGTTCGCTATCTCCAGCAAGGGCATTCTCCTCTCGAAGTTGTTCTTGGTACATAAGAGAAAAAAGCGATTGTTCCAGTTCTCTCAGGTTCTTTTCTTTTTCTTTTACCTCTGACTCAAGTTTGGTGACACTTAAACTGAGATAAAGTAAATACCCGCATAGGACGAGAACTGTAATTCCAACAAAGGAAAGAGCAGAAACCAAGGCAAACTTACGAAGTTTTTTTGCAAACAACCTGTCCTTCTCGATGTCCTGGGAAAGTTCATGAACAATATCCTGAATTTCCTTTTCTTCATTTGTCGGGTCGAGGGACATTTGGGTATGGGTTTCCTTATTACCTAATATCGGATTTGGATCGGTCGTTCTAAAACGACCTACCATCTCCCTTAAGTCTTTATCTTTAAAAATTTTCCCTTCTTTCCTTGGCGGATCAGGTATTCTTTTCCTGGTTCCAAAGAGAGTCCTGGGTCTGTAATTTTTTCTTCATCCAGATACAATCCTCCTGCCTGGATGAGCCTACGCCCTTCCGAAACACTGGGAATGAATTTTAATTGGGACAAAACATAGACAAGGAGAGGTGGTTTCTCGGCAAAGTAAGTAGAATCCAGGTTTTCGGTTGGAATTTCATCGGGAAGGGCACGGTTTTTGGTATTGTGGATGGCAGTCCACTCTTCCACTGCCTTTCTGTTTTCCTCTTCTGGATGGAGTTGGTCCATCACGAGAAGAGCCAGTTCCGTTTTGACTTCTTTGGGGTGAAGGGATTTGGACCGGATTCCTTCCTTTCTGTTTTCCATTTCGGTCCGAGGGAGATCAGTTAAAAGTTCAAAGTAATTCCACATCAGATCATCGGAGATGGACATGATTTTTCCATACATATCAATGGGTTTTTCAGTCACACCGACATAGTTCCCGAGTGACTTCGACATTTTTTTTACTCCATCTAATCCAACGAGAAGTGGAAGTGTAATGACCGATTGTGGTTTTTGACCGTATTCTCTTTGTAAGTCGCGTCCGACTAACATATTAAACTTTTGGTCCGTTCCCCCAAGTTCCACATCTGCTTTCATCGCAACAGAATCATAACCTTGGACAAGTGGGTATAAAAACTCAATCATAGAGATGGGAGTTCCTGCTTTATGACGTTTGGTAAAATCGTCTCTTTCCAACATGCGAGAAACTGTATATTTTGATGTTAAAACTAAAACATCTTCAAACTTCATTTCCGAACACCAATGAGAGTTATAAAGAATTTTCGTTTTATTTGGATCTAAAATTTTAAACACTTGGTTTTGGTATGTTTTGGAATTTTCCAATACCTCTTCTTTGGAAAGACGTTTTCTAGTTTCTGATTTTCCCGTGGGGTCACCAATCATCGCTGTAAAATCACCAAGCATAAAACAAACTTCATGACCCAAATCTTGGAAGTGTTTTAGTTTTCTAAGTAAAACAAAATGTCCTAAATGTAAATCGGGAGCCGTAGGATCAAAACCAGCCTTGATGGTAAGGGAAGGTTTGGATTTGATCTTTTCTAAAAGTTCGGCTTCGCTAATGATCTCGACTGTGCCTCGGCGGATGGTATCTAATTCTTGGTTCAATTCTCTTTCAGTTTTCATAACAAATTCAAAAATTTTCGATGGTCGAAATGGTGACTTTTGACAATACTAACCTTAGAATCTCTATAGGCAACCACCAAAGTACGTAAAAACCCTTATGAATCATTTAGATGAAAGAAAACAAACACTAAAACAATTAGAATCAACTGACTACGATGTCTTAGTACTGGGTGGTGGAGCCACTGGATCCGGTACTGCACTTGATGCTAGTTTGCGCGGATACAAAGTAGCCCTCCTCGAAAAACAAGATTTTTCGGCAGGAACTAGTTCTAGGTCTACGAAACTCATTCACGGTGGGGTTCGTTACCTCGCCCAATTCCATTTCAAACTGATTTACGAAGCATTATCGGAAAGAAAACGCCTCCTCATCAATGCACCCCACTTAGTAAAACCACTTCAGTTTGTTTTACCAACTTATGTTTGGTGGGAAAAACCATTTTACTCGATTGGACTTACCATGTATGACATTCTTGCCGGTAGATCCATTGTTCCCGGTCATGAAAGAATTACCAAAGCAACTGCTTTAGATTATTTTGCCTCTTTAAAAAAAGAAAAACTAAAGGGGGGAATTTCCTATTACGATGCCCAGTTCAATGACTCAAGACTCAATGTCACAACAGTCCGAGCTGCCAAAGAAAATGGAGCCGATGTTTTATCTCGAATTGAAGTTACATCTTTTTTAAAAGATGGGAATGGAAAAATCATAGGTGTCACGGCAAAGGACCTCATTACAAAAAAGAAAGTTACGATCAAAGCAAAGGTAGTTGCCAATACTACCGGAGTTTGGATTGATTCCCTTCGAAAATTGGATGACCCTAAAGCAGAAAATGTCCTTGCCCCGAGCCAGGGAATCCACCTTGTCTTCGACAAAGCAAAGTTACCTTGTCGTACAGCCATGATCATACCCAAAACTGCTGATGGGCGTGTGGTTTTTGTAATCCCATGGGAAGGCAAAGTCCTCCTTGGGACCACCGATACTCCAATCCAAAAAATTGAGGAGGAACCTCTTCCTCTTGCCTCAGAAGTAGAATTTTTACTCAAAACTGGAAATGATTATTTAGATACCAAGTTAACCAAAGACGATATCGAATCCGTTTTTTCTGGCCTTCGTCCTCTCATCTCCACAGGTGATAAAAAAGATACCAAGTCAATTTCAAGAGAAGAAGCCATCCTTGTTTCCGAATCAGGTCTTGTCACTATGTCTGGCGGAAAGTGGTCAACCTTTCGTAAAATGGCCGAAGACTTAACGGACAAATTAATTTCTGTCGGGAACCTACCTCTTAAGATGAATTGTGTGACCGCTAGTTTTGCATTCCCTGGGGCAGATGGTTATTCCAAACATCTAGTGGCAAAAGTACAAACTATGTATGATCTTTCTTATGAAACTTCCGTTCGTTTGGTAGATGCTTATGGTGGCGAGGTTGCCTTCATTCTAGGAAAAAAACCAAAAGAACTCAAAAAAGGATCCGGTTACTTTCTAGAAGAAATCAAACATTTTGTGAAAAAGGAATTTGCACTTTCTGTGACTGACGTTCTGTCGAGAAGGTGGAGAGTTGTATTTTTGGATTTGAAACTAGCAGAGTCTCTTGCCATTCCGGTAACCAATGCCCTAGCAAAAGAACTTGGTTGGAAAGAAACAGAGAAAAAATCTTCTTTGAACGAACTCTTAAACCATATCAAAGACCTGAAAAAAACAATAGGTTAAAAACGAAAAAAGCCAAATCTATTTCGGTTTGGCTAGTTCGTAATGATAAAAAGTCCTACCTGATTCCTTTTCTTTTAACACGAGCAAATAGTGGGTTTTGGGATTGAAGACTTCGGAAAACCGGGTACCTAGTTTGGTTTTGAAGTTTTCATAGTCTTCATCGCCCACTTCGGCCCGTTTAAAAATCCAGGAAATATTCCTTTCAATCCCACCGTTATCATAATAACTCAAATTGAGTTCCAATCCTTCTTCTGATGATTGAAGAATGGTGTAGGTTCCGACGATGGAAGGTAAAAATCCTAAAGGATCTCCTTCTCCATACATCTCCGAAAAACTAAAGGTTTGGTCAGACTTAAAAAATACGGGAAGGATGGTTCCTTGGTCATAAAAGGAAATGGTTCCCTTTTCATTGGCCAATACTAATTGTTTGAATCCAGAAAAGTGGCGTTCTGCTTTGCCAAATTGAATGATGGTATTTTTAATTTTATCAAAGGAAACCCAAGGATAAGAAACAAAGTTGTCTTTTTGTATTTCTCCAAACGAAATTTCAGAAATACATACTCGTCCCGTGGATCCGAGACCATGAGTTTCTAAAATTTCGAAACGAATTACATTTCCTTGAAACTTAGAATCTAAATCCAATATTTGAAATCCTGATTTTCCAAATTTGGGTTTTGTCAGTTCCAAATCCACTGTGGAACCTATTTTCAGTTTTGACTTTAAATCTTCGGTTTCCATATCGAACGAAGTGATTCGAAGTTTTTTTACTGCATCATTTGATTTTAAATCCAGTGCTGATTTATGAAATCCATTGAATATCTGTAAGGCGGAGAATTCCGAATAAGATTTTAAATATAAAGTGAATCCAGAACCTACTTCTTTGGCATTCGAACAAAACGCCGTCGTAGGTTTATTGTCCAAAGCAAATTCTGGGCTAAATCGCCAAGGTTCTTCGGGACTGATTTGGCCTACACTTTGGGTTCTTTGGTAATCGAATTGTTTTTCGGAACCTTTACATTGAAAACTGAAACCGAGAGAAAGAAGGAGAAGGCAAAAATACCTGAGAAGCTTTGTTAGAAAAGGAAAAAGGTAAGTAAAATTAAACTGATTCAGACCCATGGACTGTCAAACCATGAATCTGAACGAAAGGACGATCAAGCGAAAAACAATTTCTCTTAATCGATATAGTCTTTGAGTTTTTTGGATCGGCTTGGGTGGCGGAGTCGACGAAGGGCTTTCGCTTCAATCTGACGAATCCGTTCCCGGGTAACTTTAAATTGGTAACCCACCTCTTCCAATGTTTGCGCATACCCATCATCCAATCCAAATCGCATCCGAATCACCTTTTGCTCCCGTGCAGGAAGTGTTTGTAAGACCTGACGAATTTGTTCGGAAAGGATGGAAGACGCAGCAGAGTTTAGCGGAGAAATGACTTCCTTATCTTCGATAAAATCTCCGAGTTCCGAATCCTCCTCCGAACCCACAGGGATCTCAAGAGAAATTGGTTCGCGGGCTACGTTTTTCACTGCCTTAACTTTTTGCACTGGCCAACCAAGTCTCTCCGCAATCTCATCATTGGATGGATCACGACCAAACTCTTGAACAAAGAGTCGAGTTTCCCGAATCACTTTGTTGACTTGTTCGATCATGTGAACTGGAACACGAATGGTTCGTGCTTGGTCAGAGATCGCACGAGTGATGGCTTGCCTAATCCACCAAGTCGCATATGTAGAAAACTTATAACCTTTTTTGTATTCGAACTTATCCACAGCGCGGATGAGACCAATGTTTCCTTCTTGGATTAGGTCAAAGAAATGCATTCCACGGTTGGCATATCTTTTGGCAATGGAAACCACCAAACGAAGGTTTGCTCTCACAAGCTCACGTTTCGCTTGGGCAATTTCTCTTTCGCCTTTGATGATTTTTTCACCCCAGTCTTTGATTTCGCCAACGGGAGATCCAGCTTCCTGTTCCATACGACGGAGTTTTCTTTCGTTATTACGAATATCTTTGATGACTTCTCTAACTTCATCAATATCGCAACCCATCATCTTTTCGATTTCATCTAAGTTTTCATTTTTTTCGATGAAACGGTTTAGGGCTTTAATTTCACGAACATCATGTCCGTATTTGGCTTTGATTTTAAGGAAATGTTTTTCAATTTCCTTAACACGAAATACCATTGATTTGATTTTTTGTGAGATCTTTTGTATTTCTTTTTGAGAAACACCAATTTTACGAATAGCTTCGTCAATTTTGCCAGTAGATAAATCAATTTTTTCTTTGAGTTCTTTAAACTTCTTAGAGTTCTCAGAATACTTACGAATTCGGTTTGTGGATTCGTTGAGAACTTTTTCATCCTGTTGGATGAGTTCCATATTTTCAAAGAATACTTTTTCCAATTTGTCTGCTTGCTCTTGGTTGAGGGCGTACATTTTGTCCACTTTCACCAAGTCATAAACTTTGATTTTTTTGGACTTTATTTTTGGAATGAGTTTTGCAAAGTTTTGGCGAAGTATTGAAGAACTAAGAATTGTTTCTTCAATGATTTTTTCACCCTTCTCTATTCTTTTGGCAAGAAACACTTCTGTTTCTCCAGAGATAAGAGATACTTTACCAATTTCTTTTAGATAAAGGCGGATTGGATCCTCGGAACTAGAGGAAACACTGGACTCTCTTTTTTTACGTGCAGGTTTCTCTTTTGTTTCTTTGTTTGTCTCTTCTTTTGTTGTTGTAAGGGAACTCGATTCTTCCAAAGATTTTTTGGAATACTCTTCTACAATTTCAATCCCCATCTCATGTAACAAAGTAAAGACATCATCGATCTTTTCGGAATTTAAGATTTTATCCGGAAGTATTTCATTGATTTCATCATAAGAAACCTCTCGATTTGCTTTACCGATCGAGATGATCTTTTGTACTTCTGGTAGGCTTGCTAGATTTTCCATTCTACCTCTATCCTCTTTAGACTTCTAACGTTTGGATCGTTCGGAGATACACGGATCTCTTATTTTTCTCACTCTTTAAGAGTGAAAGTTCTGACAAAAGATTGTTCTTTTCTTCAATCGTTAAGTCAGGTTTGGCCATTTCTTTGACAAGTTCTTCCATCCTTGCGTCATCCAACAAATCCGCATGGTAAAGAAACATCCCTTTAAAAAGCCCTGGGCTTGTCGAATCATCGGCCGTAAAATGTTCGGCAATCATTCCCAGGTATTCCGAAGGAATCTCTTCCCTCGAAAGAATTTCAGCAGCTGTTAAGTTCTCATTCTGCAAATACTTAGTATATAAATAGTCCCAAAGAAAAGCGGATACTTCATCCCGAAACTCAAGACCAAGCAAATCATCCGCGAAACTAAAAAGTTCCAAATTCTGAATGAGCATGGCGATCATCTTTCGTTCACAAACCAAAATGGGAGAAACTTTTCCCGGTTTAGCCGCCGTTCTTTCCTTCTTAGTATCGACCACGGAGGGGGTCGAAGTTACCCCTGGTTTGCCACGAAAATCCTGAAAAAGCGAAGAAAATGAAAGTCCGAGTTGGCGTGCCCCTTCCTCTAAATAGACCTGTTTGTCCGTTTCTTTTTCCATTGGCCGGAGGAATTCGAAAAGTTTTTTGACACTGGCTTGTTTTTCTTCTGCAAGCGAACTTGGACCTGCCCCTCCGAGAACTTCCCGGATCATAAATTGCGAAGCTGGGGCCGCTGCTTCGAGTAAATCTCTGATTTCTTGTTTGTTGTGATGGAGTGAATAATCAAAAGGGTCTTTTCCTTCGGGAATGTGACATACCTTCACACTTACCCCTTCTTTCGATAGGAGGTTCACAGCCCTAAAAGCGCCCTTTGTGCCTGCTTTATCGGAATCCATCATTAAGTACACTTTGTCCGCCATATTCTTCAATATCCGAACATGGCCTTCCGTGAAACCAGTGCCAAGCGGAGCGACAACAAACTCGATTCCTTTACGAAAGAGTCCAATGGCGTCAAACACACCTTCGACGATCACCGCTTCTCTTGTTTTGCGGATGCTGTCTTGGGCTAAATTTAAATTATAAAACGTACGACTTTTATCATAGATCAAAGAGTTTGGACTATTGATGTATTTGGCTTCTTCCGATTCACCAAGGATCCGTCCAGAAAAGGCAATCACTCTCCCCTTGGTATCGATCACAGGAAACATAATGCGGCTACGAAAGAAATCATAAGGATCTCTATTTTGGTCTTGTCGTTTGAGTAGACCCAACTGTTCGCCTAACTTCACTTCGGATTCTGATTTAAACAAATCTTGACGTAAATTCCCAAATCCAGGAAGTCCAAATCCAATTTTAAAAACTTTTAAATCTTCTGTAAACATCCCGCGAGATTCTAAATACTTTAAAGCCACTTCGCCGGCGCTTGTATTTAAATTTCTTTGAAAGTATTCTAAGGCTTTTTGAGAGACCTGGTAAAGTGCTTCTTTTTTTCGTTCTGACTCTTCCTCTTCTTTGGTCCTTTCCACAAGCGGAATGCCAGAATAATCAGAAAGAATTTCTAAAGATTTGAGAAAGTCTACCTTTTGGTAGTCCATCACAAAACGAAATAAATCACCAGAAGCTTTACAGCCAAAACAGTGGTAGAACCCACCTTCTGAGTTTACATTGAATGAGGGAGTTTTTTCATTATGGAATGGGCAAATGCCTACAAGGTTACGTCCCATACGTCGTAAGGGAACAAACCTGTTGATGTATGAGTCAATGGAGACTTCTCTGCGAACTCTTTCTTTAAAACTTTGGTAAGGATTCACAGTATAACAGTATTAACGGGCGCTAAGTGCTTGTTTTGCGAGGGAGGATACCTTGGAGCCGTCTATATTTTGTCCTTTAAATTTTGCCATAACTTTACCCATCACCTTTCCCATATCCTGGGCTCCGCTAGCATTCAATTCCCCAATGGCTTCTGTAACCGCTTTGGAGATTTCTTCATCGGAGACTTCTTCTGGAATATAACGAGAGATGACTTCTGCTTCCTGAATTTCTTTGCTAGAAAGATCGGGACGATTGGCTTTGTCATATTCGACTGCCGTGTCCTTTCTGCGTTTGAAATTGGATTTAAGGATCTGCATCACCGCAGTATCCGTCAGTTCGGAAGCACCGGTTTTGGTTAATTCATATTGAATTTCCGCTTTCAAGAGACGTAAAGTGCCGAGGACTGTTTCATCCTTAGCCTTTAAAGCCGTCTTTAGATCGGTATTGATCGTCTCTTGAAGGGTCATTAGTAAAACCGACTTTAAGATTAAAGTTTATCTTTTTTAGCGAATAGTCTTTTCTTTTTGTCTCGTTTGCGTTTCGCAGCTTCGACAGCTTTCTTTTTCACAACGCTTGGTTTTTCAAAGTATTCTCTACGTTTGATTTCGCTCATGATACCAGCATTCGCACAATCTCTTTTGAATCGACGAAGCGCAGCTTCAATTGATTCCCCTTCTTTTAAATAAATCCCTACTTGTGGGGTCATAGACAAACAACTGTCCTTTTGTAAAAATGGTCTAGTTTTGACGGTATCGGAAACCGCCCTGATTTGTCAATTCAGCCGAAAAACAAATCAGAAATTTTCAATGAAAATCGACGAAAACTTGGAATCATCGGCCAAAATCTCCCGATCAATGGGGAAAATCTTCAGCTTGTAGTCCAAAATCAAATGTTTCGAGGGAAAGTAAAGGGATCCAAACCTTTGGTTGGCTCCATCCAGTGTTTCTCCAGGGCAAAATAGAAAGTAAGAACGGGGGTTTAGTTGGAAATTGAATTCTTTTTCCTTGGTTTCTTTGTGCAAAGTGGCCGTGACTTCTCTTAGGATTTCTTGGCTTTTGACCACTCCCAGGGGTTTGAAAAAAGGTGATAAGTCTTGTAAATGGAAAAATGCGATCACCCCTGACTGGATATCTCCAGAAAAAGATTTCTCCATTTTTTTGCGGATGGGATCAGTAATGGTTTCGAAATCGAGAAGGTTCTTCTCACGCAAAGAAATTCCAGTGGCACAAAAGGTCAAAACTTGGTTGGAAAGGTCTTCCCAGTTTCTTTTCGAAAGTTCTGGTTCCACTTCTTGGACAACGAGAACAAAAACAGGAACCTCCCCTTCGGGAAGCCGCATCATATTGATTTTAAAATCTCTGCCTTTTTCGGAAAAAGTTCCCAAGGCTTTGGGATCCATATAGCTTAAGTTACGCACAAGATCCGAAATTTGTGTGGAAACAAGGCCTCGAAGCCATTCCTCTTTTTCCGTTTGACCAAATTCGTAAACAATCTCGCCCGCAAGATACACCCAGCCTAAATGGGCACCCACACTGGCAAAACTAATCCCCAAACGCCTGGAATGGTAGTCTGTCATTTGCATCGAAGGAGAAGGACTTACGTGAGTTGTATCTATCATCGGAATCTAGTTTTAGTATCGGTTAGGACTTCGCCAATCAAAAGGAGAAAGGATTGCTCCTGACGTTATGCCCCCAAAATGGTGTAAAAACTACTCGGGGAACCTGTGAACGCAACACCGAAACAAAAAAAACTCATCTCTCTATCGCAATTCATTCTAGAAGAGCAACTCAAAATCCCTCATGCCTCCGGAGAATTTACCGCCCTACTCAGCCATCTGGTCTATGCGGCCAAAATCGTGGGTCGTGAGGTTCGAAAAGCAGGACTTTTGGATGATATTCTCGGTGCCACAGAAGATACCAATGTCCAAGGCGAAACCCAAATGAAATTGGACCAATATGCAGACAATGCCTTCAACCAGTCCCTCAAAATTTGCGGCCATCTTTGTGTCCTTGCCAGTGAAGAACACGAAAACATCATTCCGATACCAGGCGGTTACAATATTGGAAAGTATACCATGGCCATCGATCCCTTGGATGGATCCTCCAATATCGATACCAATGTTTCCATAGGAACTATCTTTTCCATCCACCAAAGGTTAGAACCTAATTCCAAAGAACCAGGAACCGAAAAAGATCTCCTCCAACAAGGCCATTTGCAACGCTGCGCAGGATACATCATTTACGGATCCTCCACAATGCTTGTTCT is a window encoding:
- a CDS encoding efflux RND transporter permease subunit, which encodes MGTSIVQYFLSKSLFVNLLTFLILLVGGFTAATMNREAFPNINFDIVSVTTVYPGAAPADVEKLVTKPLEDAIKEVDGIKEFRSASLENRSGIIVTIDPNTKNTQKVVDDLKSAIDRIQDMPTEVEDPIVTEITTARQPVIEIHLSSATRDDKPLLSAKELRDKAKILEEKLKELPTVARITKRGWREREMKVDLDPDKLRSLSLSSTQVINALRLRNINFPGGNINEKTREIIVRTVGEFDTAEEIENVFVRSNDAGRSVRIRDVARVTEGFEDSEYLDKSNGNIAIALTVIKREKADAITVVDDSKVVVEEFIKSTGGTVKHAFVNDLSKYIRRRLGVLTSNAVSGLFLVTASLFVFLGWRMALMTALGIPISIAMTFVAMNYMGLTLNLISMMGLIIVVGILVDDAIIICENVYRHLEMGEEPFEAAMRGTSEVLAPVTATVTTTIAAFGPMLFMTGIFGKFIHSIPLVVILSLCSSLFEAFFMLPSHLYDVSKATDMKGEVKEESHWFVKFKERTYLPLLSFALRNRWKMVGLLLGLFVFSLAIQIKFGKFKLFPGAIETFQVRVTAETGLKLEETDRFIRVIEQAVSKLPEGEVENYISRVGIIQKDPNDPFTKRGKNYAQVMVYLTPDDNRERSTEKIIEVVRENTKFMLNEKALLLLEEKLAKENIGKKEEETLPLADVPKDFLPLKGKLVNLEFEKLAGGPPVGKPVAIEIKGDDFTTLLKIGAEFKAALAKINGVTDIGDDFNEGKDEIRVSVDETLASFAGVSVQSVSLAINTALQGTVSTKIKRADEEVDVRVRFPEEYRSSLTHLNKVYVNNLTGNLIPVSRLTSHDRNPGRASINHLDGKRLLTVTSNIDETVSTSRQVNIEAKKLTEGIIAKYPGYSVRFSGENKDTEESMASLGRAFLVGLLIIYMILASLFRSLAQPLIVMSAIPFAVIGVIFAFLLHGQPFSFLAFLGIIGLAGVVVNDSIVLVDCANQLRIEDPSKSTFELLVEAGSIRLRAVMLTTVTTVLGLLPTAYGIGGKDPFLVPMALAFGWGLAFATFITLIMVPVFYLNLYLFKDWVMAKYQSRKKKF
- a CDS encoding polysaccharide deacetylase family protein, coding for MSLDPTNEEKEIQDIVHELSQDIEKDRLFAKKLRKFALVSALSFVGITVLVLCGYLLYLSLSVTKLESEVKEKEKNLRELEQSLFSLMYQEQLREENALAGDSEPDTELAKQVEENIQFLKEVSQTSKGRNILRGNETQKEIALTFDLATGEELPVLYNYIKEHKIKVTLFLSNERPSDISGSFFLRQNLDYIKKMAKTGSVEFGNHTWSHFNYQRSVTETSLKKRMVLEYLSKSVLDLPRMAEELKRVEDIFHSLTKQELTKYYRLPYGALSQLILDAHASLGYTDHIMWSNNSKGSLDLPDYISKQFLYKKTSKGKKEVVRNPHYKTGEETLTFLDNWEKADANGMNGAIILMHLGGPRKFDKLIYILPTFIERMKEKGYKFVTLTEVLNDKKD
- the tyrS gene encoding tyrosine--tRNA ligase is translated as MKTERELNQELDTIRRGTVEIISEAELLEKIKSKPSLTIKAGFDPTAPDLHLGHFVLLRKLKHFQDLGHEVCFMLGDFTAMIGDPTGKSETRKRLSKEEVLENSKTYQNQVFKILDPNKTKILYNSHWCSEMKFEDVLVLTSKYTVSRMLERDDFTKRHKAGTPISMIEFLYPLVQGYDSVAMKADVELGGTDQKFNMLVGRDLQREYGQKPQSVITLPLLVGLDGVKKMSKSLGNYVGVTEKPIDMYGKIMSISDDLMWNYFELLTDLPRTEMENRKEGIRSKSLHPKEVKTELALLVMDQLHPEEENRKAVEEWTAIHNTKNRALPDEIPTENLDSTYFAEKPPLLVYVLSQLKFIPSVSEGRRLIQAGGLYLDEEKITDPGLSLEPGKEYLIRQGKKGKFLKIKT